The Flavobacterium commune genome contains the following window.
GTGCAGCAGTACTCATTTCGGCATTTGTAGCCTTGACTTTAACCCCTATGCTAAATGCTTATTTGATGAAAGGAGGCGAACAGAAAAAATCCGATTTTTATGTTAGAACCGAACCTTTTTTCGAAAAATTAAATAGCGGTTATGCTAATTCGTTAAAGGCCTTTATGGATAAAAAATGGATTAGTTTTCCAATTTTGATTGCTTGTTTTGGAATTATTTATTTATTCTACACTTTGTTGCCTAAAGAAACAGCGCCTTATGACGACCGAAGTTCGATTACCATGCGTATGACCACACCTGAAGGTTCTACATACGAATATACCGATCGTTTTATGCAGGAAATTTCAAAATTAGTAGATGATTCCATTCCTGAAAAAAAAGTAAGCTTAGTGATATCATCTCCCGGATTTAGTTCGGCTTCTATTAATAGTGGCTTTGTCAGACTCACCTTGAAAGATGTTACCGAAAGAGAAGCTTCGCAAAAAGATATTGCCGATAAATTATCCAAATGGACTAAACAATATCCAAACGCTAAAACATCGGTTATCCAACAGCCTACAATTGCCGTAAACCGACGTGGTGGTTTGCCAATTCAATATATTATTCAGGCTCCAACATTTGAAAAATTGCGTGAAAAAATTCCCGTTTTCATGGAAGAAGTGGGCAAAAGTGATGTTTTTTCGATTACTGATGTCAATTTAAAATTCAATAAACCCGAAATCAATGTAACTATCGACCGCGACAAAGCCGAAAGTTTAGGCATTTCGATACTTGATATTGCCCAAACCTTACAACTATCCTTAAGCGGACAGCGTTTTGGTTATTTTATTAAAAACGGCAAACAATATCAGGTTATTGGTCAATTTGACCAAAAAGACCGCTCAAAACCGCTTGATTTAACTTCGATATTTGTTAAAAACAACAAAGGCGAATTGATTCAGATGGACAATGTGGTAAGTGTTGAAGAACAAAGTAACCCTCCACAATTGTATCACAATAACCGCTATATGTCGGCAACAATTTCAGCCGGTTTGGCTCCCGGCAAAAGCATCAGCGACGGAATTGATGCTATGAACGAAATAAAAGCAAAAGTTCTTGATGATAGTTTCACCACCGATTTAGGAGGAGAATCCAGAGATTTTGTCGAAAGTAGTTCCAATACATCTTTCGCTTTCGGACTGGCTTTATTATTAATCTTCTTGATTTTAGCAGCTCAATTTGAGAGTTTTGTAGATCCGTTAATTATTATTCTTACTGTACCAATGGCGGTAGCCGGAGCCTTATTTTCATTATGGTTATTTGACCAGACCTGGAATATTTTTAGCCAAATTGGAACAGTAATGCTCATTGGTTTAGTAACTAAAAACGGAATTTTAATTGTCGAATTTGCTAATCAATTGCGGGAACAGGGAAAATCCAAATACGAGGCCATTATGGAAGCTTCGGAAGCTCGTTTAAGACCTATTTTAATGACGAGTTTAGCCATTGCGCTGGGAGCTTTGCCTATCGCAATGTCGCTTGGAGCAGCTTCTACCAGTAGAATTGGGATGGGAGTAGTTATTGTAGGAGGAACTATATTTTCACTAATATTGACCTTATTTATTATTCCGGCACTTTATTATATGTGGTCCCGAGCTAAGAAACATTATCCTGAATTTGACCGTATTGACGAATACGAAAAAGCTAGTAAATAATTTATTGGTCACAAAATCCTGAAATTGTGGCAAAAGGAAAACATAATATGAATACAAAAATAGTAATCCGTAGTCTCATTTTATTCTTGATTTGCATTGTAAAAACAAATGCTCAGGGAGTATTAACTATTGAAGATGCTCTAAAAACAGCATTAGAAAACAATTACGACATTAAAATTGCGGCTAACAATTTGAAAGTAAACCAAACCAATAATACTATTGGAAATGCAGGAATGCTTCCTACTCTAACCGCAAATGTAGTTGACAACAACAACATTCAAAACCTGTCCCAAATTCGTCTTGACGGAACAGAAAATAGTTTAAACAATGCTAAAAATAACAGTCTGAATTATGGTGTAAGTCTAGGCTGGACTATTTTTGACGGTATGAGTATGTTTGCCAAAAGAGAGCAATTTCAGGAACTTCAAAAACTCGGAGAATCGCAATTAAAACTAAGCATTTTAACTAAAATTGCCGATGTTTATGCCACTTATTTTGATTTAGTACAACAACAACAGCAATTAGCTGCATTAGACTCAACACTGGTTATTTCTAATCAACGATTAACTTTAGCACAAAACCGATTTAGCATAGGTAAGGCTTCAAAACTAGAGGTCTTAAACGCTCAGGTTGATTTGAATACCGACAAAGTAACGCTGTTAAAACAAAAAGAATTATTTGCCAATACTAAAATTCTTTTGAATCAAATACTAGCCAGAGATACTAAAATAGATTTTCAGGTAAGCACTATTTTTAATGTGGATGCTCATTTAAAACTGGATGAATTAAGTAATTTGGCACAAAAACAAAATCCGCAATTGCAGGCACAAATTATCAACAAAAGAGTAGCCGAATTACAATTAAAGCAAGTAAAAGCTACCCGATATCCTACAATAAGAGTCAATACAG
Protein-coding sequences here:
- a CDS encoding TolC family protein; the encoded protein is MNTKIVIRSLILFLICIVKTNAQGVLTIEDALKTALENNYDIKIAANNLKVNQTNNTIGNAGMLPTLTANVVDNNNIQNLSQIRLDGTENSLNNAKNNSLNYGVSLGWTIFDGMSMFAKREQFQELQKLGESQLKLSILTKIADVYATYFDLVQQQQQLAALDSTLVISNQRLTLAQNRFSIGKASKLEVLNAQVDLNTDKVTLLKQKELFANTKILLNQILARDTKIDFQVSTIFNVDAHLKLDELSNLAQKQNPQLQAQIINKRVAELQLKQVKATRYPTIRVNTAYNFSETESSLGFVTQSSSRGFNYGLSASLNLFDGFAQHRNEKIANLAIENAKLQIEQQNLNLETQLATAYQTYLTNLELIKLEETNQAIAKQNLAITLDKFHIGTITTLEFRTAQLNFVNATVRYTNAQFQAKLSEIALKELAGNMSF
- a CDS encoding efflux RND transporter permease subunit, producing MSLSTTSIRRPVLTIVLNLLIILFGLIGYSFLGVREFPSIDPAQVSIRTNYTGANSDIIESQITEPLEKAVNSIDGIRNITSSSNQGSSIITIEFNLDKDLESAANDVRDKVSQAVRNLPKDIDAPPVVSKADADSESIISMTLQSDRRNSLELSDYAENVISQRLETIPGVSGVQIWGQKRYAMRLWIDPVKLAAYGCTVAEVRDALNAQNVELPSGKLTGSNTELAVKTIGNLSSAEEFNNIIIKTEGDKIVRFSDIGTASLGAENIETQLTSSGLPMIGMAIVPMPGANYLDISTEFYKKYEALKKDLPEDIKLNIALDNTAFVKKSVLEVAETLGISIILVIIIIYLFFRDWAIAFRPLIDIPVSLIATFFIMWLFGFSINVLTLLAIVLATGLVVDDGIVVTENIFKKVEEGMSPIEAAIKGSNEIFYAVISISVTLAAVFLPVIFLEGFVGRLFREFGVVIGAAVLISAFVALTLTPMLNAYLMKGGEQKKSDFYVRTEPFFEKLNSGYANSLKAFMDKKWISFPILIACFGIIYLFYTLLPKETAPYDDRSSITMRMTTPEGSTYEYTDRFMQEISKLVDDSIPEKKVSLVISSPGFSSASINSGFVRLTLKDVTEREASQKDIADKLSKWTKQYPNAKTSVIQQPTIAVNRRGGLPIQYIIQAPTFEKLREKIPVFMEEVGKSDVFSITDVNLKFNKPEINVTIDRDKAESLGISILDIAQTLQLSLSGQRFGYFIKNGKQYQVIGQFDQKDRSKPLDLTSIFVKNNKGELIQMDNVVSVEEQSNPPQLYHNNRYMSATISAGLAPGKSISDGIDAMNEIKAKVLDDSFTTDLGGESRDFVESSSNTSFAFGLALLLIFLILAAQFESFVDPLIIILTVPMAVAGALFSLWLFDQTWNIFSQIGTVMLIGLVTKNGILIVEFANQLREQGKSKYEAIMEASEARLRPILMTSLAIALGALPIAMSLGAASTSRIGMGVVIVGGTIFSLILTLFIIPALYYMWSRAKKHYPEFDRIDEYEKASK